The sequence TCTCTCCGCGGATCTGCGGAGCCAGACTGTTGCCGGCCATGCTCGCCGGTTGCGCCAGATCGACCAGATCAAAGATGGTCGGGGCCACATCGACCAGGGAAACCTGACCGGGAACGCGCTTGCCGGCCGGCAGGAAGCCTGGCGCCCAGAAGATCAATGGGACGTGGAGGAACTCGTCATAAACCTTCCAGGAATGTCCGACATGGCCATGCTCGCCAAAAGCCTCTCCATGATCGGAGGTGATGATCACGATGGTTTCCTTGCTCAGGTCGAGTTCCTCCAGTGTCTCGAAAAGTTTCTGCATCGTGCGGTCGGTGTGCCGGGTTTCGCCCTGATAGTTCCGCAACTTTTTCTCCGCGACCGAAGCTGTGGCTGGAAGCGGCGGCAGGGCGACGTCCGCGGGGGGCTTGTAGGGAGAGTGGACTTCGTAGGTATGCAGAAAGAGGAAAAATATTTCATCGGAATGATTTTTGAGCCAGGTGATGCCGTCGTTGAATGTTGCCTCGGCTTCGCCAGCTGATTCCCATCGTCCAATACCCTTGTTCTCCTTGTAGCTCTGGAAGCCACGGGCAAATCCCGAATGCGCCGCGAGCATGGCATTCTCGGTTACAGCGCCGGTCGTGTAGCCATTCTGCGCAAAGACCTCGGTGACGGTTGTCAGCCATCGGGGCGCGAGTTGGTTGGCGAAAGTGACTCGGTGTACGACAGGGTAGACACTCGTGAACAAAGACATATGACCGGCGCTGGTCGAGGGGTAAGCGGAAAAGGCCTTCTCGAAAAGAACGCCCCCCTCGGCCACTTTGGCAAGCGATGGCATCAGGGCGATGCCATCTTGCACCTTCTCGACATGATCACCGCGCAACGTATCCAGCGAGATCAGAATCACATTACGCTGTTTGCCGCGAGGTTTTCGAACCTGCACCTGCGGTGAGCCGAACAAAGGAAAGGAAACTCCGTCCTCGACACGCTCGGACTCGAATACGAACCGGACTTTCTCTCCGGAAAACTCGGAGATATCCCATGTCTTCTGCTCCCAGTCTGCCGGGGGTGGAGCAATGGTTCCCTCGCCCAGAGTTTGATCGATTTGATCACCCACCACGCGGATGCGGAAATTCGTCTGGGGATGCTCGATCTCGAGGATGGGCTTTTGTTGGCCGATGCCGGTGGTCAAGTTGGCATTTTCGGGAAGTGTCATCTCCTGCGTGACCCAGGATTGTTTGGCTTCCGCCACGGCGATTCCGTTGACCAGAATACGGAGTTCGCGAGCCTTGTCGGTAATCATTCCCTCCATCGGGATTTCCAGTTCCAGCACCGGAGGTGTTTTCGCCAGGTAAAATTCTTGGCGTGGCTCCCAGCTATGTCCCCGGCGGCCTACCAGCTTGGTTTCGAAGATCATCGGTTTTCCAATGAGTTCCCGGGGGATCGCGACGCGCGCAGCGACCGCGTCTACTTCGTCGGGGAAGGCTCGGACATCATGGAGAAGTTGGTGGATTTGCGGGCAGCCAAGAGCCGGACGAATTTCATCGTTAATGGCACAATCCCAGCCGAACGAGCCTTCCGGGCCGATCGCGATTTGTTGCCGTAGCTCTGCCGTGGAGCGATAGGGGTCGTTCGACGGCGCTTCGCAGGCACCCAACGTGACCGCTATCGCCGCCAGGGCCAGAATGCTCGCACGGCGGAACCCTGAATCGAATGTCGTCATTGTTGAAATCCTCATGGCAAACACACCTCACCCTATGCGCTAGCAGGGAAGCGGATCTGAAGTCGAATTCAGATAGGTGATGATCGCAGAATCAAGGTTGGGGTGTGACGCGAATGGTTACTGGCGGGGAAGTGAGCCCGGTTCCGATATCCGTTGCCCACAGAAGGACTTCGCCAGGCCTCTGCGCCTGCATTTGTCCGTAGCTCCCGCGCTGCTCCTTGACCTCGATAATCGAGGGGTCGGTGCTGATCACGTGAGCATAGCGAGTCAGGTAGCGGCGCTTCCCGTTCTCGTAGGTCCCAATGACGCGGAACCGGCCCCTCTCTCCGCTCTGAAGCTCGCTGTGGCGCGCGGTCAGCTCGAGCGATTGGAGGGCTTCACGCACTCGAATCGTGGCGGTTGCTTCAACTCCGGTGGGTGTCGTGGCGGTAATGGTTGCGGTGCCTGTCGTACCGCCGGTCAGAATGCGCCCGGGTTCCGCGTCGGTCGGAGCAAGGCGGACGATGCTTTCATCGCTGGATTTCAGCTCCGCGTATCGGGTCATCGTGATTTCGCGCCCATCGCTCAGCGTGCCGGTGAGCCGCAATCGCCTTCCCGTGCCCCCGCGGATGGTGACTTTCCTGGGCGTGAATTTCATCGTTTCAACGCCTCCGGAAACGATGAGTTCCACAATGGCGAAGAAGCCGTTCTCGTATGACGCGACCAGATACGTCGTGCCGGATCCGAGAAAGTTGACCTTCCCGGGTTCCTGCGGGTCGAACTCGGCAACCTCCTCGTTGGTCAGCACCCAGACAGCTTCACGTGTGACATCGACAAGTTGGTCGTTCGCGTATTCCGCGTAGGCGCGGAAGCGGTAGCTCCGGTAGGCGGAGAACCGTGTGCGATTGTTGCCAAAGCGAAGTCCGGTGCTCCCGCCCAGAACGACGACCTCGAGCGAGGCGGTAAGACCGCTGCAATTGGCGCGAATAGTTGTTGTCCGTCCCGCTTGGTGGCCGCTGACGATTCCTTTCTCCGGGGGCTCGTTGGTTACACTCGCAATGGCTGCAGCGTCGGTAGACCACTCGCATTTATCACTGATGTTCTGGGTCTCGGCATCTTCGAAGGTCGCACGGACCTTGAACGTCGATTGGGTTCCGAACCCGACGAGTCCTCGATCCGGGGCTTCCATCGCGATACTGACGATGCTCCCCTGAATTTTCAGATTCCGACGGCCTGAGGTGACCCATCCGTTCACCGGATCACGCGCCTCCAGGGTCGTCCAGCCAGCGCTGAGCCCCTCGACTTCACCCGGATCAAGATCAGGGTTTTCCGCGGATCCCACTCGTGCGATCGTCGGGTCCTCAACCCGCCACTCCAAAGCTGGCCGCAGATCGTCAGTTTCGCTTCCATCCGAGAGTCTCGCGCGAACCTTTGCCTTGCGCTGATTGCCGATATCGACGCGCATGGGAGTGATTTCAAGGCCTTCGACCGTCCCGCCGACCGTGATGCGCGCGGGACTGCCCGACGCAGTCAGTCCTGTCGCCGGGTGGAAGGCTTGCACGGTACTTTCGCCGACAGCCTGTGCCTGCACCCATCCATCTCCATCGATCGAGATTGCTGATTCGTTGGTCGAGGACCAGACCACCGTGCTGGTGATATTGCTGCGACTTCCGTCCGCGCGCTTGCCGTAGGCGCGCAATGGATAGCGAAGGCCGACGCCGAGGTGCAGGGAGTCTGGTTCGATTTCGATCGATTCAATCGCGCCGCGAACTTCGAGATTGTTGCTCTGCAGCGAGGCTATTCCGGTGCTGTTCTCTGTCGCGACCAGGGTTGTCGTTCCCGCGCTTACGCCTGTGACTGCGCCCGGGCTCCCGACTGCGTTGCTGACGGTAGCAATCGAAGAGTTGTCGGTGGCCCAGCTGACAACGCGGCGCAGATCGCTGGTAACGCCGCCGGTGCTCAAAAGGCCGTGGACGCGCGCATTGCGAGATTCGCCCGTGGTTATCGCGAGGGGCTGCACCAGAACTTCCCGCAGCACTCCTTCCACGCGGATTGTCGTCGATCCGAGACTGTCGCTGGCACGCAGCCCGCGTTCGGGATCAAACGCGTCAACGGTCACGGTTCCCGCTCGAAGACCGGTGATCTGACCAGCATCATTGCCACCTTCGACGATACTCACGACACCTGCGCCTTGAATCCCGAATACCACATCGTCGGTGATCTGAGAGCGGGTTCCGTCGGTACGATAAGCATAGACACGGAGGGGAAGATTCATATCTCTGCCGAGAACGTACTGCAGTGCCTCAAAATCGATATGTGTGACGCCCGCGCGAACCACGGTGTCCCCATCGGTGCTCGAAAGCGCTGTCTCGGGATCGTAGGCG is a genomic window of Candidatus Binatia bacterium containing:
- a CDS encoding sulfatase, with the protein product MTTFDSGFRRASILALAAIAVTLGACEAPSNDPYRSTAELRQQIAIGPEGSFGWDCAINDEIRPALGCPQIHQLLHDVRAFPDEVDAVAARVAIPRELIGKPMIFETKLVGRRGHSWEPRQEFYLAKTPPVLELEIPMEGMITDKARELRILVNGIAVAEAKQSWVTQEMTLPENANLTTGIGQQKPILEIEHPQTNFRIRVVGDQIDQTLGEGTIAPPPADWEQKTWDISEFSGEKVRFVFESERVEDGVSFPLFGSPQVQVRKPRGKQRNVILISLDTLRGDHVEKVQDGIALMPSLAKVAEGGVLFEKAFSAYPSTSAGHMSLFTSVYPVVHRVTFANQLAPRWLTTVTEVFAQNGYTTGAVTENAMLAAHSGFARGFQSYKENKGIGRWESAGEAEATFNDGITWLKNHSDEIFFLFLHTYEVHSPYKPPADVALPPLPATASVAEKKLRNYQGETRHTDRTMQKLFETLEELDLSKETIVIITSDHGEAFGEHGHVGHSWKVYDEFLHVPLIFWAPGFLPAGKRVPGQVSLVDVAPTIFDLVDLAQPASMAGNSLAPQIRGEIGASAESYIYAEAPKGGKPTGRVFGARNEKYKFISREFATEPLEIYDLEADPGEQENLVGDPELMELGRQALAPYRTWNEETLSRDAAGNLPPATTTLDSDMQRKLKVLGYVD
- a CDS encoding Ig-like domain-containing protein, with amino-acid sequence MSSIRNLRATECLWFVALVCLWVGSISTPSSAAYLVGIRVEPNNIVLEPDQEYAYRAFAEYSDNTSVEITSFATWTTSRSSVARMSNEPGSAGTVIARGPGEVKIQAKFYYFDDSNRGSADLRVDAGPITGLRTKPTTKSLEVGLAETFTARLMYQSGYDVDITSRVQWSSSDPTIASVTINDEQDARVTANRVGTTNISAYDPESGFRNTDGFTRVRARVTHIDFEESEYLLGLNMELPLRVYAYRDDGTRTQITEDVDYLLSRAGIAVVTSGNENPGGIRPLRQGSVQVDAFDPERGLYASSSLGKTTIRVSGTLQRILVDPLSVRIGDSRNAHAYGQLSTGELTTDLRRVVTWQSMNTSIATIKNSGGSPGEITGHSAGTTTIVAIDPVTGISSPGLNNLEVRPPTEPPQPIIRLRTKPTTKSLEIGQEELFTARGVYASGSDTDISDRVRWSSSDPQIASVISSGPNAGWVSAHQIGTCVITAYDPETALSSTDGDTVVRAGVTHIDFEALQYVLGRDMNLPLRVYAYRTDGTRSQITDDVVFGIQGAGVVSIVEGGNDAGQITGLRAGTVTVDAFDPERGLRASDSLGSTTIRVEGVLREVLVQPLAITTGESRNARVHGLLSTGGVTSDLRRVVSWATDNSSIATVSNAVGSPGAVTGVSAGTTTLVATENSTGIASLQSNNLEVRGAIESIEIEPDSLHLGVGLRYPLRAYGKRADGSRSNITSTVVWSSTNESAISIDGDGWVQAQAVGESTVQAFHPATGLTASGSPARITVGGTVEGLEITPMRVDIGNQRKAKVRARLSDGSETDDLRPALEWRVEDPTIARVGSAENPDLDPGEVEGLSAGWTTLEARDPVNGWVTSGRRNLKIQGSIVSIAMEAPDRGLVGFGTQSTFKVRATFEDAETQNISDKCEWSTDAAAIASVTNEPPEKGIVSGHQAGRTTTIRANCSGLTASLEVVVLGGSTGLRFGNNRTRFSAYRSYRFRAYAEYANDQLVDVTREAVWVLTNEEVAEFDPQEPGKVNFLGSGTTYLVASYENGFFAIVELIVSGGVETMKFTPRKVTIRGGTGRRLRLTGTLSDGREITMTRYAELKSSDESIVRLAPTDAEPGRILTGGTTGTATITATTPTGVEATATIRVREALQSLELTARHSELQSGERGRFRVIGTYENGKRRYLTRYAHVISTDPSIIEVKEQRGSYGQMQAQRPGEVLLWATDIGTGLTSPPVTIRVTPQP